The following proteins are co-located in the Pseudomonas sp. DY-1 genome:
- a CDS encoding DUF2798 domain-containing protein — translation MIPRRFAPLLFGLILSGLMSLLVSGISTWRAAGPVPDFPALWLGAWLMAWLVAFPVVLLVSPMARRLVEVLVGRG, via the coding sequence ATGATTCCCCGCCGTTTCGCCCCGCTGCTGTTCGGCCTGATCCTTTCCGGGCTCATGTCCCTGCTGGTGTCCGGCATCTCCACCTGGCGCGCCGCCGGGCCGGTGCCGGACTTTCCCGCGCTCTGGCTCGGTGCCTGGCTCATGGCCTGGCTGGTCGCCTTTCCCGTGGTGCTGCTGGTGTCGCCAATGGCGCGCCGGCTGGTGGAGGTGTTGGTAGGGAGGGGCTGA
- a CDS encoding sigma-70 family RNA polymerase sigma factor, whose translation MRKREHGFFEHYEELIGTWTRRLRSRHRAEDFAHDAFVRVLETEQENVKQPRAYLHQTTRNIAVDHFRREERRAQLEVGIAGDGDESKDDPESYMHAVQLADSIEKALAELPVNCRQVFVWQKLEGLSQAEIAERLGLSRNMVERYMIRTIRHLRERLDLSAT comes from the coding sequence ATGCGCAAGCGCGAACACGGATTCTTCGAACATTATGAAGAGCTCATCGGCACCTGGACCCGCCGACTGAGAAGCCGCCATCGCGCCGAGGATTTCGCCCACGATGCATTCGTCCGGGTGCTGGAGACCGAGCAGGAAAACGTCAAGCAGCCCCGTGCCTACCTCCACCAGACGACCCGCAATATTGCGGTCGACCATTTCCGCCGCGAGGAACGCCGCGCCCAACTGGAGGTGGGCATCGCAGGTGACGGCGATGAGTCGAAGGATGATCCCGAATCCTATATGCACGCAGTCCAGTTGGCGGATTCCATCGAAAAGGCCCTGGCCGAATTGCCGGTGAACTGCCGCCAGGTGTTCGTCTGGCAGAAGCTCGAAGGGCTGAGCCAGGCCGAGATCGCCGAGCGCCTGGGGTTATCCAGGAACATGGTCGAGCGGTATATGATCCGCACCATTCGTCACCTGCGTGAGCGCCTGGATTTGAGCGCCACATGA